The Plasmodium knowlesi strain H genome assembly, chromosome: 14 genome has a segment encoding these proteins:
- a CDS encoding eukaryotic translation initiation factor 3 subunit A, putative, which yields MQTFQKPENALKRAEELQFIGQNEDALQILHAAIGHRTFRLQGWHILQEQIMLRYIEFCLYLEKLSLVKDGLHQYRIICQHGNIASLGKVITDFRDKAEEKVRLAKENVNLNKEKIEQDESNVDFTEKILISSLDIEIAGKYERKLQNAFRICMETYKMILEILRATPKLEKAYHETAKKALIFCKENKRLTEFKKLSDLLRNHYNLILRGKHKPEYQSLLKIEYHLETKIIQLETACELGMWKEASNIAEDIYNLNMHDYFYRTLRANLVESEASGAGESSTRKADKEKGQLKSDGKESSKKGKDESKQGEDVEEDSSKVEKKDGTMEETEKDGANETKDNKVEGAHTVIHVNESSGNVNYALAKSRDNLKNWVGTFYQRMAEILFVYESELFHGLAWLKYCFHILNYSKNIPEKEKTFICTKAVLAVISIPLVGNKKKNEDYAKIFEAHKKMSQLLGHTSVPIKESLKNGLKVRNILNYADENAQKLYSLMENQFTPLSLCLECDVLLKELEATEHSVYISKIKEVIFHKLILQLSKVYSHISIDYFIENICPESFISWNEAETMLVDLVYQKELEMRIDLIKRAIYFGDKENTNSSKLIKESLTNLYYELQTGLKIMNETISIENEVEHLHMKKLTYEKEFDMLDRAHHKIMNYETANIEDVIENEVFEDKPIEDEKMLKKIYDKIDEEHHKFQLLSEENSRKRKELLRKQKELEQAQLKLKMEKKLLEEKLEKEKREELAKKGEKLRIKEEKTKKKSEAAEQMLKEIKKLCTNNTGKILMKGKYLDEITIEDILNGYVDFEDIEEAQEKLRLNERNEIIKVRKMEYKKVDHYFRALRQVELSHMNKWIALVFQEDTEILLQEQKAAEEEQKADFEAALKEKEEYVKFSNDIEEFTKSEMKDRIVEFEKNLKDQKDRLHQLLKDEKIQRAKERREQHLRKLKAEEERKRREEEEERLMKEEMERKKKEEAHRKKLDEISRIQRERDLEIEQQLLKRKEESRIGDKYYRKPSYEDDFSWKRGDKAGSQHDEDSNYKRLDDAQDSSYIDRSDRRERRDWPGRDRERERDRERDRDRERERERDRDRIFRKDRDYRRDRSKDRERERSRDRDREYRKERDYRGDRDREYRSYRDKERDRDRDYRRDRDRDYRRDDDYRRDRDYKNDRDDKLDRDYRKVERSGKGEHERRRDRDEEEYERNDLDVKKNHNIHDEDDSVRVEKGKEGHSGNDSDGANHHHLKEKEKMTNGKDITKNEQAKHEEASDGGGDFTVFKKKKRGFMKFF from the coding sequence ATGCAGACATTCCAAAAACCGGAAAACGCTCTGAAGAGAGCAGAAGAACTGCAGTTCATTggacaaaatgaagatgCCCTCCAAATTCTCCACGCAGCCATTGGGCACAGAACATTTCGACTACAGGGATGGCACATACTGCAAGAACAAATTATGCTGAGGTATATCGAATTCTGTCTATATCTAGAGAAGTTAAGCTTAGTAAAAGATGGCCTACACCAGTATAGAATCATTTGTCAGCATGGAAACATTGCGTCCTTGGGGAAAGTGATCACTGATTTTAGGGACAAAGCTGAGGAGAAAGTTCGATTGGCCaaggaaaatgtgaacctaaataaagaaaaaatagaacaagATGAAAGCAATGTTgattttacagaaaaaattttaatatcCTCCTTGGACATTGAAATAGCGGGTAAATACGAAAGAAAGTTGCAAAATGCATTTAGGATATGTATGGAAACGTATAAGATGATTTTGGAAATATTAAGGGCCACCCCCAAGTTAGAGAAGGCTTACCATGAGACTGCAAAAAAGGCTCTCATTTTCtgtaaagaaaataaaagattgACAGAATTTAAAAAGCTAAGTGATTTGTTAAGGAATCACtacaatttaattttaaggggaaaacacaAACCAGAGTATCAATCTTTACTTAAAATTGAATACCACCTAGAAACGAAAATAATTCAGTTGGAAACTGCGTGCGAACTGGGTATGTGGAAGGAGGCATCGAACATTGCAGAAGATATATACAATTTGAATATGCATGACTATTTTTATCGAACACTGAGGGCTAACCTCGTAGAGTCGGAAGCCTCTGGCGCTGGCGAAAGTTCTACGCGTAAGGCAGACAAAGAGAAGGGACAGTTAAAAAGCGATGGTAAGGAAAGtagcaaaaagggaaaggatgAAAGCAAACAGGGGGAAGACGTGGAGGAGGATTCTTCCAAGgtagaaaagaaggatggaACAATGGAAGAAACTGAAAAGGATGGAGCCAACGAGACGAAAGATAATAAGGTGGAAGGCGCACACACAGTTATACATGTAAATGAAAGTAGCGGGAATGTAAATTACGCATTAGCCAAATCGAGGGATAATTTAAAGAACTGGGTTGGAACGTTTTACCAAAGAATGGCAGAAATCCTTTTTGTATACGAAAGTGAACTGTTTCATGGCCTGGCCTGGTTAAAGTACTGTTTTCACATTTTGAATTACAGTAAAAACATTccagaaaaggagaaaacctTCATATGCACGAAGGCCGTCTTAGCTGTGATATCCATTCCGCTagttggaaataaaaagaaaaacgaagaCTATGCCAAGATATTCGAAGCACATAAGAAAATGTCCCAATTGTTAGGCCACACGAGCGTACCAATAAAGGAGTCTTTAAAGAATGGATTAAAAGTAAGgaacattttaaattatGCAGATGAAAATGCGCAAAAGTTGTATTCCCTGATGGAGAATCAGTTCACTCCGTTAAGTTTATGTTTAGAGTGCGATGTTCTACTGAAGGAGTTGGAGGCTACAGAACATAGCGTGTACATAAGCAAAATTAAGGAAGTGATTTTCCACAAGTTAATTTTGCAACTGTCCAAGGTGTACAGCCATATTTCCATTGATTATTTTATCGAGAATATATGCCCTGAATCTTTCATCTCATGGAATGAGGCAGAAACCATGTTAGTCGACTTGGTTTATCAAAAGGAGTTAGAAATGAGAATCGACCTAATTAAAAGAGCCATTTATTTTGGAGATAAGGAAAATACCAATAGCAGCAAACTAATCAAAGAGTCATTGACAAATTTGTACTATGAATTACAAACCGGTTTGAAAATAATGAACGAAACCATTTCCATCGAAAATGAAGTGGAACATCTACACATGAAAAAACTCACatatgaaaaagaatttgATATGCTAGATAGAGCACACCataaaataatgaattaTGAAACAGCCAACATTGAAGACGTAATCGAAAATGAAGTTTTTGAGGATAAACCAAttgaagatgaaaaaatgctGAAAAAGATTTACGACAAAATTGACGAAGAACATCACAAGTTCCAACTGCTAAGTGAAGAAAACAgcagaaagagaaaggagcTACTGAGGAAGCAAAAAGAACTTGAACAAGCacaattaaaattaaaaatggagaaaaaattactagaggagaaattggaaaaggaaaaaagagaagaactagcgaagaaaggagaaaagctaagaattaaagaagagaaaacgaagaagaaatcaGAAGCAGCTGAACAAATGTTAAAGGAAATTAAGAAATTGTGCACTAATAATACAggcaaaattttaatgaaaggaaaataccTTGACGAAATTACCATCGAAGATATACTTAACGGTTATGTAGATTTTGAAGATATTGAAGAGGCACAAGAAAAGTTAAGACTaaatgaaaggaatgaaatTATCAAAGttagaaaaatggaatataaaaaggtgGATCATTATTTTAGAGCTTTAAGGCAAGTTGAACTGAGCCATATGAACAAATGGATAGCCCTCGTTTTTCAGGAGGACACGGAAATTTTGCTACAGGAACAGAAAGCAGCGGAGGAGGAACAGAAAGCTGACTTCGAAGCCGCACtcaaggagaaagaagagtACGTCAAATTCTCCAACGATATTGAAGAGTTTACCAAGAGCGAAATGAAAGATAGAATTGTggagtttgaaaaaaatctgAAAGACCAAAAGGATCGTCTCCATCAATTACtaaaagatgaaaagatTCAAAGGGCAAAGGAGAGGAGAGAACAACACTTAAGGAAACTCAAagcggaagaagaaaggaaaagaagagaggaagaagaggaaagattaatgaaggaagaaatggaaaggaaaaagaaagaagaagccCATAGGAAAAAACTTGACGAAATTAGCAGGAttcaaagggaaagagacCTAGAAATTGAACAACAACTTTTAAAGCGAAAAGAAGAATCCAGGATCGGAGATAAATATTACAGAAAACCTTCCTACGAAGATGATTTTTCATGGAAGAGGGGTGATAAGGCGGGCTCTCAACATGACGAAGATAGTAATTATAAACGACTCGACGATGCACAGGATAGTTCCTACATAGATAGGTCGGACAGACGTGAAAGGAGAGATTGGCCAGGTAGGGACAGGGAAAGAGAACGGGATCGTGAACGAGATAGGGACAGAGAAAGGGAGCGCGAACGAGATAGAGACAGAATATTCAGAAAGGATAGGGACTACAGGAGAGACAGGTCGAAAGACAGAGAGAGGGAGAGGTCTAGGGACAGAGATAGAGAAtacagaaaggaaagggattACAGGGGAGACAGAGACAGAGAATATAGAAGTTATCGAGATAAGGAAAGAGACAGGGACAGAGACTACAGAAGAGACCGAGATAGGGACTACAGAAGGGACGATGACTACAGAAGAGATAGAGATTATAAAAACGACAGAGATGATAAACTAGATAGGGATTATAGAAAGGTCGAAAGAAGTGGCAAAGGAGAACACGAAAGGAGAAGAGACagggatgaagaagaatatgAAAGGAACGACCtggatgtaaaaaaaaaccataATATacatgatgaagatgatagTGTAAGGGTGGAGAAAGGCAAAGAAGGACACTCAGGTAATGATTCTGATGGAGCCAACCATCATCAtctgaaggagaaagaaaaaatgaccaaCGGGAAAGATATAACAAAAAACGAGCAGGCGAAGCATGAAGAGGCTTCCGATGGAGGTGGGGACTTCACTGTattcaagaagaaaaaaagaggttttATGAAATTCTTTTGA
- a CDS encoding SICAvar, type I (fragment) gives NDLRKDLEKTWENLKKWLMRWESKEIADLCGGVTWPWTGYTGAAIGVKEMCKGVVEIGYFINGVEIERVGQGFPLDHAARITENMAAEEIFRRCIVGSVALTEIYGDHCGLKVVIEKIENGMNDKLTGTHRVGSMFDKCKGVDLPALMVGKSLLHGRIKEWAAVNRGGKGPARVRSPWTYWKQVCPPVKKEEELAKKEAREKNKEKLTQFMGLNNGNTQNNIGSVSIADVLTGDQFLLKQDKLDAVLQSALKEGDKFDVNSLTQKLTKSTEEKTGKYMGGEGA, from the coding sequence AATGATTTGCGTAAGGATTTGGAGAAAACATGGgagaatttgaagaaatggCTTATGAGATGGGAGTCCAAGGAAATAGCGGACCTCTGCGGGGGCGTGACGTGGCCGTGGACGGGGTACACGGGGGCGGCGATAGGTGTGAAGGAAATGTGTAAGGGAGTTGTCGAAATAGGATACTTCATAAATGGTGTGGAAATAGAAAGGGTCGGACAGGGGTTTCCTTTGGATCATGCAGCGAGAATTACGGAGAATATGGCAGCTGAGGAAATATTTAGGCGATGCATAGTCGGATCAGTGGCTTTAACTGAAATTTATGGAGATCATTGTGGACTGAAGGTCGTCATAGAGAAGAttgaaaatggaatgaatgACAAATTAACGGGGACGCATAGGGTTGGATCAATGTTCGATAAATGTAAAGGAGTGGACCTCCCCGCCTTAATGGTCGGTAAATCACTTCTCCATGGTAGAATCAAGGAGTGGGCAGCAGTAaataggggggggaagggtcCCGCGAGGGTAAGGAGTCCGTGGACCTATTGGAAACAGGTGTGTCCACcggtaaaaaaggaggaggaattagcaaagaaggaagcaagggaaaagaataaagagaaaCTGACGCAGTTCATGGGACTGAACAACGGAAACACTCAAAATAATATTGGTAGTGTGTCTATAGCGGACGTACTGACAGGAGATCAGTTCCTTTTGAAGCAGGATAAATTGGACGCCGTTCTTCAATCAGCACTGAAGGAAGGTGATAAATTTGACGTAAATTCCTTGACGCAGAAGTTAACGAAGTCaactgaagaaaaaacaggTAAGTAtatggggggggagggagcttaa
- a CDS encoding bromodomain protein 2, putative: protein MNTNNDEMSNVSNDSNIGISNNIDDINNISKNHLGHVGSVDSIKNAIISANHFNSTNNIVDSENENSNDHIELKNVHMNNKNMNNYRSLSNENTIDDNGNDMNFLNDDDNDNCNESNENNLSGNMAITIEGSNDSGNYDKAQSSDIPNNVGDEHNGGNDIASSGMNNTGTTLSAEDAQLNNDKTIVPNGNYKNAFFKNVDDVRSFERGILYLTDEEFNYISNTVNLLGFRFFEIPSEKSKSDKRNTYSAISKRHLNEIKNLRCSLSNNIYDAGKRKSKKSFDPYYSKDETSSTTTKDNNDTQREITRKRGGTYNNYEDDNRSSLNDDDNKYANMSNNHVGSNGTAALGSSVYRGGGAYNNKVGSSSGSGVNTKMSESDKMAQGRNSSMVKKGSITKGEMDSSSVSKNAYGAFPNVGKGKSSKSVGSSSSKNNAAMHHTNYKHGGAGSTGTVASGKETLKKRQRSSNNSIPEDDTVDEYEQHKRTYKKRIYKGGNPWKNWCFKILHKLKKKEICCWFLKPVNPELDGIPNYFNVIKNPMDFETIENKLLTNKYNNPFEWQQDVRQIFFNAFTYHKVKNCVWNDAYKLAKEFDKLVKQHTEMKNILNECTKGSNSVYLDMNKYNKILEEKYEYDENFHHSSSSSYAGSSSEEVSSDEYRSNKRYNRNNSASNAYTVRKKNMMMHGGGGAGGNHATYHNMDASTHMYGVPNRKGSGAAGDNRFNKMNKQMSGMPSKNARDKFINNKKDNCYGVGNNNSSSGNMHMNSNNNSIEFEPPSMGTIPEPPGIQKIGANDKGLNNYQVNLLFKNLRRLAPNQRRAALEIIQDDLGILAENHMFDRFFTFDTDLLSIEKQKRIFLYINHMGRINLEQYKASLIPSDQRGPCTIPKGKMPMKNMNNKNYLKSTNSLGNNSNNSNNLHFDKRRTNRYLSSSSNSSDSSSSNSSDSSTYSTSSEESESEEDSDSDMDSDSYGKKKVKRQLSSNERKKEVMTNKYLDNKRKSLPQYKPIDENKKNLQLRDDVMGRHADFLVSMDGPKNGKKDPKSSGSAWPEWKGQVIQQAILTQHQSSVPLNKKELIAEGYDAKI from the coding sequence ATGAATACAAATAATGACGAAATGAGTAATGTGTCGAATGATAGCAATATTGGTATTAGTAATAATATAGACGACATTAACAACATTAGCAAGAACCATCTTGGCCATGTTGGAAGTGTTGACAGTATTAAGAATGCTATCATAAGTGCGAACCATTTTAACAGTACAAATAATATTGTAGACTCAGAGAATGAAAATAGTAATGATCATATAGAGTTgaaaaatgtgcatatgAATAATAAGAATATGAATAACTACAGATCCCTTTCTAATGAAAACACAATTGATGATAATGGAAATGATATGAATTTCCTTAACGatgatgataatgataatTGCAATGAGAGCAATGAAAACAACCTCAGTGGAAACATGGCAATTACCATCGAAGGCTCGAACGATAGTGGAAATTATGACAAAGCCCAATCTAGCGACATTCCTAATAATGTAGGGGATGAACATAATGGTGGCAACGATATTGCTAGCAGTGGCATGAACAATACGGGGACAACGCTCAGCGCAGAGGATGCCCAATTGAATAATGATAAAACGATTGTACCTAATgggaattataaaaatgcgTTCTTCAAGAATGTAGACGACGTGAGGAGTTTCGAAAGGGGTATTCTCTACCTGACGGATGAAGAATTCAATTATATATCAAATACAGTTAACTTGTTGGGATTTCgattttttgaaattccaTCAGAAAAAAGCAAGAGCGATAAAAGAAATACCTATAGTGCAATATCGAAGAGACATTTAAATGAAATTAAGAACCTACGTTGCTCCTTGTCGAACAATATATACGATGCGGGTAAAAGAAAGTCGAAAAAATCCTTTGATCCATATTATTCAAAAGATGAGACGAGTAGTACAACTACCAAGGATAATAATGACACGCAAAGAGAAATTACCcgcaaaaggggaggaacaTACAACAATTACGAGGATGATAATAGGAGCTCCCtcaatgatgatgataacaAGTACGCTAATATGAGTAATAATCACGTTGGCAGCAACGGCACGGCTGCTTTAGGTTCATCCGTGTATAGAGGAGGCGGGGCCTATAATAACAAAGTTGGCAGCAGTAGTGGCTCAGGAGTTAACACCAAAATGAGCGAAAGTGATAAAATGGCACAAGGGAGGAATAGCAGTATGGTCAAAAAGGGGTCTATTACTAAAGGTGAAATGGATAGCAGTAGTGTGAGTAAAAATGCCTATGGAGCATTTCCCAACgttggaaaaggaaaatcatCCAAATCGGTTGGAAGTAGTAGTAGTAAAAATAATGCAGCGATGCATCACACTAATTATAAGCACGGAGGGGCAGGTTCCACAGGGACGGTTGCAAGTGGAAAggaaacattaaaaaaaaggcaacgaAGTAGCAACAATAGTATACCAGAGGATGATACAGTTGACGAATACGAACAACACAAAAGGACGTACAAGAAGAGAATATACAAGGGTGGTAACCCTTGGAAAAATTGGTGTTTCAAAATATTACAtaaattgaagaagaaagaaatatgtTGCTGGTTCTTAAAACCAGTAAACCCAGAATTGGATGGAATACCAAATTATTTTAATGTTATTAAGAACCCCATGGATTTTGAGACGATAGAAAATAAGCTACTAACGAACAAATACAATAATCCATTTGAGTGGCAACAAGATGTAcgacaaatattttttaatgcgTTCACCTATCATAAGGTGAAAAACTGCGTTTGGAATGATGCCTACAAGCTAGCCAAAGAATTCGATAAGTTAGTCAAACAACACacagaaatgaagaatattCTCAACGAATGTACGAAAGGTTCTAATTCTGTGTATCTAGATATGaacaaatataataaaattttggaagagaaatatgaatatgatgaaaattttcatcacagtagtagtagtagctACGCTGGAAGTTCCAGTGAGGAAGTAAGTTCCGATGAATACCGTAGTAACAAAAGGTACAATAGGAACAACAGTGCCAGTAATGCCTACACAgttaggaagaaaaatatgatgatGCATGGAGGAGGGGGTGCAGGAGGGAACCATGCAACTTATCACAATATGGACGCATCGACTCACATGTACGGGGTGCCAAATCGTAAGGGATCAGGCGCGGCAGGCGATAATCGgtttaataaaatgaataagcAAATGTCGGGCATGCCATCAAAGAATGCAAGAGacaaatttataaataacAAGAAGGATAATTGCTACGGTGTTGGAAATAATAACAGTAGCAGTGGAAATATGCACATGAATAGCAATAATAATAGTATAGAATTTGAGCCGCCTAGCATGGGAACGATACCTGAACCACCAGGTATTCAAAAGATTGGGGCCAATGATAAAGGGTTAAATAATTATCAAGTGAATTTACTTTTTAAGAATTTAAGAAGATTAGCGCCAAACCAAAGAAGAGCAGCATTAGAAATTATACAAGATGATTTGGGCATACTGGCGGAGAATCACATGTTCGATagatttttcacatttgaCACAGATTTGTTGTCCATCgaaaagcagaaaagaatatttcttTACATTAATCACATGGGTAGAATAAATTTGGAGCAGTATAAAGCTTCTCTCATTCCATCAGATCAAAGGGGCCCTTGTACTATACCCAAGGGTAAAATGCctatgaaaaatatgaacaacaaaaattatCTCAAAAGCACCAACAGTCTAGGTAACAACAGTAACAATAGTAATAATCTTCATTTTGATAAGAGAAGAACAAATAGGTATCTATCCTCGTCTTCTAATTCGTCCGATTCGTCTTCGTCAAACTCCTCCGATTCTTCAACCTATTCGACGTCCAGTGAGGAGAGCGAATCAGAGGAGGATAGTGACTCCGATATGGACTCAGATTCctatggaaagaagaaagtaaaGAGGCAGTTATCTTCCAAtgagcgaaaaaaagaagtaatgACAAACAAATATTTGGACAACAAGAGGAAATCATTACCGCAGTATAAACCCATTGATGAGAATAAGAAAAACTTACAGTTAAGGGATGATGTTATGGGAAGGCATGCTGATTTTTTAGTATCCATGGATGGACCAAAGAACGGCAAGAAGGATCCCAAGAGTTCTGGCTCAGCTTGGCCGGAGTGGAAGGGGCAGGTTATTCAACAGGCCATCTTGACGCAACACCAGTCCAGCGTGCCCCTAAACAAGAAGGAGTTGATAGCGGAAGGTTATGACGCGAAAATTTAG
- a CDS encoding succinate dehydrogenase [ubiquinone] iron-sulfur subunit, mitochondrial, putative has product MGRSAAKVATDDQHNYKEWTILNNRRFLSTAQNTGMNQTTGKDESVKEKFDHAKNSMQQNELKKFSIFRYNPQNSKRPKMETFEVDIDNCGPMVLDVLIKIKDEIDSTLSFRRSCREGICGSCAMNINGKNGLACLTEVNKDKKEITEIHPLPNLYIIKDLVPDLTNFYNQYKSIDPWLKRKTKKEKGQKEFYQSIEDRKKLDGLYECIMCASCSTSCPSYWWNPEYYLGPATLMQAYRWIVDSRDEYTKERLMEVNDTMKLYRCHGIMNCTLCCPKGLDPAKAIRNMKELVQENFSKESIKSHANYVKEKMEKTK; this is encoded by the coding sequence ATGGGGAGGAGCGCTGCAAAGGTTGCAACAGACGACCAACACAACTACAAAGAGTGGACAATCTTAAACAACAGACGATTTTTATCAACAGCACAAAACACAGGTATGAACCAAACCACAGGGAAAGACGAATctgtaaaagaaaagttcGACCATGCTAAAAATAGCATGCAACAAAATGAACTGAAGAAATTTTCCATATTTCGATACAACCCACAGAATAGTAAAAGACCCAAAATGGAAACATTTGAAGTAGATATAGATAACTGTGGACCCATGGTTTTAGATGTCCtcattaaaataaaagatgaaATAGATTCTACGTTATCTTTCAGGAGGAGTTGTCGTGAAGGTATCTGTGGTAGTTGTGCCATGAacataaatggaaaaaacggGTTAGCATGTTTAACTGAAGTAAAtaaagataaaaaggaaatcacCGAAATTCACCCTCTACCCAATTTGTATATTATAAAAGACCTAGTTCCAGatttaacaaatttttataatcagTATAAATCTATTGATCCttggttaaaaagaaaaacgaaaaaagaaaaagggcaGAAAGAATTTTACCAATCCATTGAggataggaaaaaattagATGGCCTATATGAATGCATTATGTGTGCATCTTGCTCCACTTCCTGTCCGTCTTATTGGTGGAACCCCGAATATTATTTAGGTCCTGCAACGTTAATGCAAGCCTATCGATGGATTGTCGACAGTAGGGACGAATATACAAAAGAACGTCTAATGGAAGTTAATGACACTATGAAGTTGTACAGATGCCATGGTATCATGAATTGTACCCTTTGCTGCCCGAAAGGCCTGGACCCAGCCAAAGCCATCAGAAATATGAAAGAGTTGGTGCAGGAGAATTTTTCCAAGGAAAGCATAAAATCGCACGCAAATTATGTGAAAGAAAAGATGGAGAAAACGAAGTAA
- a CDS encoding mediator of RNA polymerase II transcription subunit 18, putative, which yields MNRDFAQILEDFLSGGKNIRKGYRDDNDQANEENIPHILGQSGSNLFHDDIGKKLGKELEEKKNFFKYTEYSLSSLYMSDNQIPLEEDPQYETFINIITKASDANNEYKWVDDYFKCEVKEEVNILTPQSQDKDFVFRKYIQPNQLKNICLLRKYEQAAISKTPEKNKVDAKIVSEYIVHDSYRQIMKALDFKLSHRIFTQAHIFHSKYGNSDHIIILVMRHYRDENFLHPLFPDRAFVQIKSYVNDNKYSDMIQKNLLNYAEIFKPYIKLRKVDSHFVEQIKDRYYGAF from the coding sequence ATGAATAGAGACTTCGCGCAAATACTGGAGGATTTTTTATccggaggaaaaaacatacGCAAGGGATATCGTGATGATAATGACCAAGCGAATGAGGAGAACATCCCACATATTCTCGGACAGAGCGGATCCAACTTGTTCCATGACGatatagggaaaaaattaggaaaagaattagaagagaagaagaacttTTTCAAATATACAGAATATTCATTAAGTAGTCTTTACATGTCAGATAATCAAATTCCTTTGGAGGAAGATCCCCAATATGAAACgtttataaatataataacgAAAGCATCGGATGCTAATAACGAATATAAATGGGTGGATGATTATTTCAAATGtgaagtaaaggaagaagtgaatATATTAACACCACAATCACAGGACAAAGATTTTGTGTTtaggaaatatatacaacCAAAtcagttaaaaaatatttgcctACTACGGAAATATGAGCAAGCAGCTATTTCCAAAACgccggaaaaaaataaagtggaTGCTAAAATAGTGTCTGAGTATATTGTACACGATAGTTACAGGCAAATAATGAAGGCACTAGATTTTAAATTGAGTCATAGGATTTTTACACAAGCGCATATTTTTCACAGTAAATATGGAAACAGTGATCACATAATTATACTAGTCATGCGACATTACAgagatgaaaattttctccatcctCTTTTTCCAGACAGGGCATTTGTTCAAATAAAATCCTATGTAAATGATAATAAATACTCCGATATGATACAGAAAAATTTGCTAAATTACGCAGAGATTTTCAAGCCGTATATCAAACTCAGAAAAGTGGATAGCCACTTCGTGGAACAGATTAAGGACAGGTATTACGGCGCCTTTTAA